From the Ostrinia nubilalis chromosome 16, ilOstNubi1.1, whole genome shotgun sequence genome, one window contains:
- the LOC135079508 gene encoding uncharacterized protein LOC135079508, which translates to MNSQTGPSTSTATSSGVTELASVTVSSRIPEFWCDQPRLWFIQCEAILGPQKLSDEARFNLVVAKLGKEVIQQVSDILLKPPDTKKFDALKERLLKAYEESELRQFQKLLSGMELGDQKPSQLLRRMKDLAREKIPDETLRIMWQGHLPSSVRAVLAVSESQDLENLAAVADKIMETSRPLQVAEVNSTPLSDSSFILAEIAKLSLKIRDMERGRNQYKRFNNNRSRSRSTSRARNMSRRTPDSPGWLCYYHHKFRQRAIKCVEPCAWKKPEQKEN; encoded by the coding sequence ATGAATTCGCAAACAGGACCATCAACCAGCACTGCCACCTCCAGCGGAGTTACCGAATTGGCATCAGTAACAGTCTCGTCGAGAATACCGGAATTTTGGTGCGATCAGCCGCGTCTGTGGTTTATACAATGTGAAGCCATTTTGGGACCACAAAAGTTGAGTGATGAGGCAAGATTCAACCTCGTCGTAGCCAAGCTCGGGAAAGAGGTTATCCAGCAAGTCAGTGACATATTATTGAAACCACCAGATACCAAAAAGTTCGACGCATTGAAAGAGCGTTTATTGAAGGCTTATGAAGAATCAGAGTTAAGACAGTTTCAAAAACTTTTGAGTGGTATGGAGTTAGGTGATCAGAAGCCTTCACAGCTTCTGCGCCGAATGAAAGATTTGGCCCGTGAAAAGATTCCTGACGAAACTCTTCGCATCATGTGGCAAGGACATTTGCCTTCTTCCGTCCGTGCCGTGCTAGCAGTGAGTGAGAGTCAAGACCTGGAGAACCTGGCAGCAGTTGCGGATAAAATTATGGAAACATCAAGACCTTTACAAGTGGCAGAAGTGAACTCAACACCTCTCAGTGACAGTTCGTTCATTTTGGCCGAAATAGCTAAATTGAGCTTAAAAATCAGAGACATGGAGAGAGGTCGAAATCAATATAAAAGGTTTAACAATAATCGCTCGAGATCACGTTCGACGTCTCGTGCCCGTAACATGAGCCGCCGTACGCCGGACAGTCCAGGCTGGCTATGTTACTATCATCATAAATTTAGACAAAGAGCAATTAAATGTGTGGAACCGTGTGCGTGGAAAAAACCTGAACAAAAGGAAAACTAA